A section of the Pseudovibrio sp. M1P-2-3 genome encodes:
- a CDS encoding MAPEG family protein — translation MDSLLHIPVYAAVLGGSLLILQKLLMLNVGISRTKLKKEIGVDGNVTLERRVRRHGNLAENAAIFIVVLTLYELLEGQTALALGTVILFAIARLLHVAGFGNNAGSHFLGVEGGKKLFPLMRALGAALSAASALVLGGALIFAALT, via the coding sequence ATGGACAGCCTCTTACATATTCCGGTTTATGCTGCGGTACTCGGCGGATCGCTTCTCATCTTGCAAAAACTCTTGATGCTCAATGTGGGCATATCACGTACGAAACTGAAAAAAGAGATAGGGGTGGATGGTAACGTCACTCTGGAGCGCCGAGTTCGTCGGCATGGAAACTTGGCGGAAAATGCTGCAATCTTTATTGTAGTTCTTACGCTCTATGAACTTCTAGAGGGTCAGACTGCACTTGCTTTAGGAACAGTCATATTGTTTGCAATTGCGCGGCTTCTGCATGTGGCTGGCTTTGGAAACAATGCGGGCTCCCACTTTTTGGGTGTAGAAGGTGGTAAAAAACTATTTCCTCTGATGCGCGCCCTTGGTGCTGCACTTTCTGCTGCATCTGCACTGGTACTCGGCGGTGCTCTTATTTTTGCAGCTCTGACTTAA
- a CDS encoding zinc-dependent alcohol dehydrogenase family protein, with protein MKFLEFDKLGNPAEVLKLKEQPSRAPEAGEVRVKVIATPIHPANLLQIAGQYGEPPELPCIPGAEGIAEVVEVGEGVEHLKSGQKVLLAATGGTWRDELTAPASAFLPAPSGDDEQLAMIAVNPLTAHLLLTLFKDLKEGDWIIQSAANSAVGEMVIQLAAQRGIKTVNVVRRTNLIPPLKSLGGDVVLVDGPDLAERVSKETSGADIALAFDCVAGETFERLIGTLGQGGTIISYGALTGQMPQLSLSTLIAKDITARGFWLAKWYQIVSQEERQAAFGALIPLIVSGAVKTRIDSRFPLEEIKEAVTRASEGGRDGKVLLTPNAR; from the coding sequence ATGAAATTTCTTGAATTTGACAAACTGGGAAACCCTGCCGAAGTTTTAAAGCTGAAGGAGCAACCTTCACGGGCCCCAGAGGCAGGTGAGGTCCGGGTTAAAGTTATTGCCACACCAATTCATCCGGCCAATCTCCTCCAGATTGCCGGGCAATATGGTGAACCACCAGAGCTTCCTTGCATTCCAGGCGCTGAAGGGATCGCCGAAGTCGTAGAGGTCGGTGAGGGTGTTGAGCACTTAAAATCTGGCCAGAAGGTGCTGTTGGCTGCCACTGGTGGAACTTGGCGTGATGAGTTGACCGCTCCTGCAAGTGCATTTTTGCCTGCACCTTCTGGTGACGATGAGCAGTTGGCCATGATTGCAGTCAACCCGTTGACGGCGCACCTACTTCTCACTCTTTTCAAGGACTTGAAAGAAGGAGATTGGATCATCCAGAGTGCAGCCAATTCGGCTGTAGGTGAGATGGTTATTCAGCTCGCAGCTCAGCGCGGTATCAAAACTGTCAATGTGGTCCGCCGTACAAACCTTATCCCGCCCCTCAAGTCCTTAGGGGGAGATGTTGTTTTGGTCGACGGGCCTGATTTGGCAGAACGTGTTTCAAAAGAGACTAGCGGGGCAGACATTGCTCTCGCCTTTGATTGTGTTGCAGGTGAAACCTTCGAACGTCTTATTGGTACTCTGGGGCAAGGGGGAACTATTATTTCCTACGGTGCGCTTACAGGCCAAATGCCACAACTAAGCTTGTCCACTCTTATAGCAAAAGATATCACTGCACGCGGTTTCTGGCTTGCAAAGTGGTATCAGATAGTAAGTCAGGAAGAGCGGCAAGCTGCTTTTGGTGCACTAATTCCATTGATTGTTTCGGGCGCTGTAAAAACGCGGATAGACTCGCGCTTTCCTCTTGAAGAAATCAAGGAGGCTGTCACCCGGGCATCAGAGGGTGGACGTGATGGTAAAGTACTCCTGACGCCCAATGCCCGTTAA
- a CDS encoding LysR family transcriptional regulator, with protein sequence MDQLRAIDYFIKVAELGSFTAAAHSIGVPASSISRRIQDLEADLGVTLLHRTTRIVRLTELGCFYLEHVQSAVKSLNYARDLIMDRAASPSGFLRITASPSYGNVLLMPVIRKLRRRFPDLVVDIELTDTLSDLSGNEVDIAIRATATLPERVVARKLTEDTYVLVASSAYLQKHGTPQTLSDLEQHKTLLYRGPGRIIYWQANTSDGWVEVRPNPSFICNVGAELVAEAVAGSGLALVPKWGVEQKLRDGLLDAVFLKDAGLSLTRLENAGIYLLYHRPKYRLNKIKATVDFLMEELTQKPLIKTTRSSSSSGN encoded by the coding sequence ATGGATCAGTTACGCGCTATAGACTACTTTATAAAGGTGGCTGAGCTTGGCAGCTTCACTGCCGCGGCCCATTCCATCGGCGTTCCTGCGTCCTCAATCTCACGCCGTATACAAGACCTTGAGGCAGATCTTGGCGTAACCTTATTGCACCGCACCACGCGCATTGTTCGTTTAACAGAACTTGGATGCTTCTATCTCGAACATGTACAATCCGCAGTTAAGTCACTCAATTATGCCAGAGACCTGATTATGGACAGGGCCGCTTCCCCCTCCGGGTTTCTTCGCATCACCGCCTCGCCCAGCTATGGCAATGTTCTCCTGATGCCGGTTATCCGAAAACTCAGGCGTAGATTCCCTGATTTGGTGGTCGATATTGAACTAACCGACACACTCTCCGACCTATCAGGTAATGAGGTTGATATTGCAATCAGGGCGACAGCAACACTACCGGAACGGGTGGTCGCCAGAAAGCTGACGGAGGATACTTATGTTCTAGTGGCATCGAGCGCATACCTGCAAAAACACGGGACGCCGCAGACATTATCGGACTTGGAACAACACAAGACATTGCTGTATCGCGGCCCTGGGCGCATTATCTATTGGCAAGCAAACACAAGTGATGGCTGGGTGGAAGTTCGGCCAAACCCTTCCTTCATCTGCAATGTCGGGGCAGAGCTTGTTGCCGAAGCTGTAGCAGGCTCCGGTCTTGCCCTTGTTCCCAAATGGGGCGTGGAGCAGAAACTAAGGGACGGTCTATTAGATGCTGTCTTTTTGAAGGATGCAGGCTTGTCACTCACAAGATTGGAAAACGCCGGCATCTACCTGCTGTATCACCGCCCCAAATACCGGCTTAACAAAATCAAAGCCACAGTCGACTTCCTCATGGAGGAGTTAACCCAAAAGCCTTTGATTAAAACAACTAGATCGTCGTCCTCATCCGGAAATTAG
- a CDS encoding GntR family transcriptional regulator, whose translation MTTSPTNSWKDIREKLLGRIHDRFWQPGEPIPFEADLALEFGCARSTVNRALRDLADNGLLIRKRRGGTRVAFNPPQRATFTISVLRNEVEAQGARYRHTVIERDMRSLPSVLQGAFPVPSIQELLYLKTLHFSDDRPFVYEERYINLDVVPSAEKEGFDLMSANEWLVHNAPYTHGDISFLAQNANETLAETFDCDVGKALFVMERMTWAQNHPITWVKLVYAPNFRMRTTI comes from the coding sequence GTGACCACAAGCCCAACCAATTCCTGGAAAGACATCCGAGAGAAACTTCTGGGGCGCATTCATGATCGCTTTTGGCAACCGGGCGAGCCGATTCCTTTTGAGGCTGATCTTGCACTGGAATTTGGCTGTGCGCGCTCCACAGTCAATCGTGCGCTTAGGGACCTTGCAGATAATGGACTGCTTATCCGAAAGCGGCGGGGCGGTACGCGAGTTGCCTTTAACCCGCCCCAGCGGGCCACTTTTACGATCTCAGTTCTTCGTAATGAAGTGGAGGCGCAGGGAGCAAGATATCGGCACACAGTGATTGAGAGGGATATGCGCTCGTTACCGTCGGTTCTCCAAGGCGCTTTTCCAGTGCCCTCCATACAGGAACTCCTGTACCTGAAGACACTTCACTTTTCTGATGACCGGCCTTTTGTCTACGAAGAACGCTACATCAACCTCGATGTTGTGCCCTCAGCCGAGAAGGAAGGCTTTGACCTGATGAGCGCCAACGAGTGGCTTGTACATAATGCTCCCTACACGCACGGTGACATCTCTTTTCTTGCTCAAAATGCCAATGAAACTCTAGCGGAGACTTTTGATTGTGACGTTGGTAAAGCTTTGTTTGTCATGGAGCGCATGACGTGGGCACAAAACCACCCAATTACCTGGGTGAAGCTTGTCTACGCACCTAATTTCCGGATGAGGACGACGATCTAG
- a CDS encoding formimidoylglutamate deiminase, producing MPAASETIIFASKALLSDGWANNVAVHFAKDGRIVSVMPDTFPEADDKHVGVLLPAPVNLHSHAFQRAMAGMSEWRTSGFDSFWTWRQIMYRFLDILAPEDIGSITSYVQMEMLEAGFAAMSEFHYLHHQKSGEPYENQAELSGQICSAAAETGIGLTLLPVLYSYGGCDRRALEAGQLRFGNDFDRFHRLYGGAAKFIKSLPEDSGLGVAPHSLRAVDDHGLAQMVELAGSRPLHMHIAEQTAEVQEILAAKGSRPVEWLLDHHSVGPNWCLIHCTQMTGKETEALAKTGAVAGLCPITEANLGDGIFSAVQYLTAGGRFGIGSDSNIRISLSEELRILEYSQRLRDRMRACAATSDKSTGRVLFESATRGGAQAAGRHSGQISVGFYADLLSLDENAIDLVGRERDEILDAFIFVGDDCLVKNVWSAGRHVVTHGKHVKGEAIRANYRKTMASLRARM from the coding sequence ATGCCCGCTGCTTCTGAGACCATTATTTTTGCCAGTAAGGCCCTCCTTTCTGACGGGTGGGCCAATAACGTGGCAGTTCATTTTGCAAAGGATGGCCGGATAGTTAGCGTTATGCCTGACACGTTCCCTGAGGCAGATGACAAGCACGTTGGAGTTTTACTTCCCGCCCCTGTCAACCTGCACAGCCATGCTTTTCAAAGAGCCATGGCCGGAATGAGTGAATGGCGTACATCTGGGTTTGATAGTTTCTGGACGTGGCGGCAGATCATGTACCGGTTTCTGGATATTCTGGCGCCAGAGGATATAGGATCCATTACCTCCTATGTGCAAATGGAGATGCTGGAGGCAGGCTTTGCAGCTATGAGCGAGTTCCATTACCTGCATCACCAGAAAAGTGGTGAGCCCTATGAAAATCAGGCCGAACTATCAGGGCAGATCTGCAGTGCAGCGGCTGAAACCGGAATAGGCCTGACGCTTCTTCCCGTCCTGTACTCTTATGGAGGGTGTGACAGGCGGGCACTGGAAGCAGGGCAACTTCGCTTTGGAAATGATTTTGACCGGTTCCATAGGCTATATGGGGGCGCCGCAAAGTTTATAAAGTCATTGCCAGAGGATTCTGGTTTAGGAGTTGCACCACATTCTCTTCGGGCTGTTGACGATCATGGCCTTGCTCAAATGGTTGAGCTTGCAGGAAGTCGCCCCCTACACATGCACATTGCAGAACAGACGGCGGAAGTTCAGGAAATCCTAGCGGCAAAAGGAAGCCGACCCGTGGAGTGGCTTTTGGATCATCACTCGGTTGGGCCTAACTGGTGTTTGATCCATTGCACCCAGATGACAGGAAAGGAAACTGAAGCTCTTGCGAAAACCGGCGCTGTCGCTGGCCTGTGCCCCATAACCGAGGCAAATCTTGGTGATGGTATTTTCAGCGCTGTGCAGTATCTGACGGCAGGAGGGCGATTTGGAATAGGGTCAGATTCCAATATTCGCATATCTCTTTCAGAAGAATTGCGGATACTTGAGTATTCGCAGAGGTTGCGAGACCGAATGCGTGCTTGTGCAGCCACTTCAGATAAATCCACAGGACGGGTGCTTTTTGAAAGTGCAACGCGAGGGGGGGCACAGGCTGCAGGGCGGCACTCCGGTCAGATCTCGGTCGGGTTTTATGCAGACCTGCTTTCACTGGATGAAAACGCGATTGACCTCGTCGGGCGGGAGAGAGATGAAATCCTTGATGCCTTTATTTTTGTTGGGGACGATTGCCTTGTGAAAAACGTTTGGTCTGCAGGCCGACATGTTGTTACCCACGGAAAACATGTTAAGGGCGAGGCAATTCGCGCCAACTACCGCAAGACAATGGCATCGTTACGCGCACGAATGTAA